Proteins encoded in a region of the Tumebacillus sp. BK434 genome:
- a CDS encoding class I SAM-dependent methyltransferase, with translation MSSPEANWNRVWDRAAQSGSYSYLHSRLERSMDKVGYFISNGVLFRDGDRVLEAGCGDGLVLLSLLRLFEIQGHGLDISVSAKERAEELMEIEGNRFSFDIGDILAMPYPDDHFDKIVCLGVIEHFHDPTQSLREVYRVLKPGGQVIMMTPNKKSLGVLDRKVKQWMGTWPFGYQTEYSPAELEGLMTAQHFQIRKREGLLRRRLPHDNRTVRVIGNFDRLINLFVEDWGFFSYVFATK, from the coding sequence ATGAGCTCGCCGGAAGCGAATTGGAATCGGGTGTGGGATCGTGCAGCGCAGTCGGGCAGCTACAGCTACCTGCACTCGCGGCTGGAGCGGTCGATGGATAAGGTCGGGTATTTTATCTCGAACGGGGTCTTGTTTCGAGACGGCGACCGCGTGCTGGAAGCGGGCTGCGGGGACGGGCTGGTGCTGCTGAGTTTGCTGCGGCTGTTTGAGATTCAGGGGCACGGGCTGGACATCTCCGTCTCCGCGAAGGAGCGGGCGGAGGAGCTGATGGAGATCGAGGGCAATCGCTTTTCGTTCGACATCGGGGATATTTTGGCGATGCCCTATCCGGATGATCATTTTGACAAGATCGTGTGCCTCGGGGTGATCGAGCATTTTCACGACCCGACACAGTCGCTGCGGGAAGTGTACCGCGTGCTGAAGCCCGGCGGGCAGGTGATCATGATGACGCCGAACAAAAAGTCGCTCGGGGTGCTGGACCGCAAAGTGAAGCAGTGGATGGGCACGTGGCCGTTTGGTTATCAGACGGAGTATTCGCCGGCCGAGTTGGAGGGCTTGATGACCGCGCAGCATTTTCAGATTCGAAAGCGCGAAGGGCTGTTGCGCCGGCGGTTGCCGCATGACAACCGGACGGTGCGGGTGATCGGGAATTTTGACCG
- a CDS encoding class I SAM-dependent methyltransferase — protein MLEDTGERIIPELMKPTNGMLLEHLARYYFAAPYVQGTVLDFATGAGYGAHMIAKLCKSRIDSVLGVDLDPAVVDYARQTYYHPLVKYDVQDVLDPDLPQKIGPFDTILSFETIEHIADEAQFLTNCYDLLAPGGTLVLSSPFGAGRGKPCLSPWHVHQFTEDEFHALFGAFREVEFYYQHGVLFEPKRAGVRYPFGIAVCKK, from the coding sequence GTGCTCGAAGATACCGGGGAACGCATCATTCCTGAACTGATGAAACCAACCAACGGCATGCTCCTCGAGCATCTGGCCCGTTATTATTTTGCAGCGCCCTACGTCCAAGGCACCGTGCTTGATTTCGCCACGGGCGCAGGCTACGGCGCGCACATGATCGCCAAGCTGTGCAAAAGCCGCATCGACTCCGTGCTCGGCGTCGACCTCGACCCGGCGGTCGTCGACTATGCGCGGCAGACTTACTATCATCCGCTGGTCAAGTATGACGTCCAAGACGTGCTCGACCCTGACCTGCCGCAGAAGATCGGCCCGTTCGACACCATCCTGTCCTTCGAGACGATCGAGCACATCGCAGACGAAGCGCAGTTCCTTACGAACTGCTACGATCTGCTCGCCCCCGGCGGCACCCTCGTGCTCTCCTCCCCGTTCGGCGCCGGCCGCGGCAAGCCGTGCCTGAGCCCTTGGCATGTGCACCAGTTTACGGAGGACGAGTTCCACGCGCTGTTCGGCGCCTTCCGCGAGGTGGAGTTCTACTACCAGCACGGCGTCCTGTTCGAACCCAAACGCGCAGGCGTCCGCTACCCGTTTGGGATTGCGGTGTGCAAAAAATAA
- a CDS encoding DUF4878 domain-containing protein, whose translation MNLSKAVVSFTLAAVLAGFAFVSTPTDAAQTAEIEAKQAVTHYLNAVSSGNINEIMKYSKDERIPDETQRKEMLQRFLQKHPVKKFEVLSINYVNDENITVTLTGQFGDNTETQTLPLLKENNQWKVLIEDK comes from the coding sequence ATGAATCTCTCGAAGGCTGTGGTTTCATTTACTCTCGCAGCAGTGCTAGCTGGTTTTGCATTCGTATCGACTCCAACAGATGCCGCTCAAACTGCTGAAATAGAAGCAAAGCAAGCTGTCACCCATTACCTGAATGCTGTTTCTTCCGGTAATATCAACGAAATCATGAAATACAGCAAAGACGAACGAATCCCGGACGAAACGCAGAGAAAGGAAATGCTGCAACGTTTTCTCCAGAAACATCCGGTGAAGAAGTTTGAGGTTCTTTCAATCAACTATGTGAATGATGAAAACATCACGGTCACACTCACGGGCCAATTTGGAGACAACACTGAGACTCAAACCCTTCCACTTCTTAAAGAAAACAATCAGTGGAAAGTATTGATCGAGGACAAATAA
- the efeO gene encoding iron uptake system protein EfeO, protein MLKKMQLTLPALLIGSSVLLGACGAEKEPAAVEPVKQEQKAAADLNGVVDEYRKFVIAQSDEFVKSTEAFTTAVKAGDIEKAKALYAPTRMYFERIEPIAESLGDFDPWIDARENDVPDSEWRGFHKLEKALWVDNSVKGQEAVADQLLQDVKMLRVKVESVEIDANLLVTGAVELLNEVSATKVTGEEERYSHTDLYDFAANVEGAKEIFKVIRPQLEKKDAALATEIDKQFAALEESLAPYRKGDGYVLYTELSKEQTTKLSQAVDALAEPLSQMGTVLEG, encoded by the coding sequence GTGTTGAAAAAGATGCAACTGACACTGCCGGCTCTGTTGATCGGCTCTTCCGTACTGCTGGGCGCTTGCGGCGCGGAGAAGGAACCGGCAGCTGTGGAGCCGGTGAAGCAGGAACAAAAGGCTGCGGCCGATCTGAACGGCGTGGTCGATGAATACCGCAAGTTCGTCATCGCGCAGTCGGACGAATTTGTCAAATCGACCGAAGCGTTCACCACTGCGGTGAAGGCGGGCGACATCGAGAAGGCGAAAGCGCTCTACGCCCCAACGCGCATGTACTTTGAGCGCATCGAGCCGATCGCCGAATCGCTCGGCGATTTCGATCCGTGGATCGACGCGCGCGAGAACGACGTGCCGGACAGCGAATGGCGCGGGTTCCACAAGCTGGAGAAGGCGCTGTGGGTCGACAACAGCGTCAAAGGCCAGGAAGCGGTCGCCGACCAGCTCCTGCAAGACGTGAAGATGCTCCGCGTCAAAGTGGAAAGCGTGGAGATCGACGCCAACCTGCTCGTGACGGGGGCGGTGGAGCTCTTGAACGAAGTTTCTGCGACCAAGGTCACCGGCGAAGAGGAACGCTACTCGCACACCGACCTGTATGATTTTGCTGCGAACGTGGAAGGCGCGAAGGAGATCTTCAAGGTCATCCGTCCGCAGCTGGAGAAAAAAGACGCAGCTCTTGCTACGGAGATCGACAAGCAATTCGCCGCACTGGAAGAATCGCTCGCTCCGTACCGCAAAGGCGACGGCTATGTGCTGTACACCGAACTGAGCAAGGAACAGACCACCAAGCTCAGCCAAGCGGTCGACGCGCTGGCCGAACCGCTTTCGCAAATGGGCACCGTACTGGAGGGATAA
- the efeB gene encoding iron uptake transporter deferrochelatase/peroxidase subunit yields MSDATKDDLLQKPISRRDMLKLGAAGGVGLLLGAGGLTGVLAGTGMLKDSAQATAAQTASGTVPFYGKHQAGILTPAQDFICLGAFDVTTTDRAALRTLFQKWTEASAKLAQGQGVGEESGNPVLPPVDTGEAMGLNAAGITITFGVGASLFDGRFGLGSKRPAALVDLPAFGGDELQPEWTGGDIAVQVCANDPQVAFHALRNLARIARGKAVLRWVQDGFQRTRTADPNGATPRNLLGFKDGTNNPDVQKQDVADDIVWAQGADGPSWMDGGTYMIMRRIRMRIEVWDRTHLNEQEATFGRHRDSGAPLGEKDEFAPLDFTKQDDKGKPMIPMNSHVAVANMGGKVKILRRGYSYSSGIDLKTGQLDAGLLFICFNRDPRRQFIPMQQALAAQDKLNEYIVHVGSAIFACLPGAKAGGYIGETLF; encoded by the coding sequence ATGAGCGACGCGACAAAAGACGACTTGTTGCAAAAGCCCATCTCCCGTCGTGACATGCTGAAGCTCGGCGCCGCAGGTGGCGTCGGGCTTTTGCTTGGCGCGGGAGGGCTGACCGGCGTGCTGGCCGGCACGGGCATGCTGAAAGATTCTGCACAGGCCACCGCCGCGCAAACGGCGAGCGGCACCGTCCCTTTTTACGGGAAGCATCAGGCGGGCATTCTCACCCCGGCGCAGGATTTTATCTGCCTCGGCGCGTTTGATGTCACCACCACCGACCGCGCCGCTCTGCGCACGCTGTTCCAAAAATGGACGGAAGCGTCTGCAAAGCTTGCCCAAGGCCAAGGCGTGGGCGAGGAGAGCGGCAACCCGGTCCTGCCGCCGGTCGACACCGGCGAAGCGATGGGGCTGAACGCGGCCGGGATCACAATCACATTTGGCGTCGGGGCCTCGCTGTTCGACGGCCGCTTTGGCCTTGGCAGCAAGCGCCCGGCCGCGCTGGTCGACCTGCCGGCGTTTGGCGGGGACGAGCTGCAGCCGGAATGGACGGGCGGCGACATCGCCGTGCAAGTCTGCGCCAACGATCCGCAAGTCGCGTTCCACGCGCTGCGCAATCTGGCGCGGATCGCGCGCGGCAAGGCGGTGCTCCGCTGGGTGCAGGACGGCTTCCAGCGCACGCGCACAGCCGATCCGAACGGTGCCACGCCGCGCAACCTGCTCGGCTTCAAGGACGGCACGAACAACCCGGATGTGCAAAAGCAGGATGTCGCCGACGACATCGTCTGGGCGCAAGGGGCGGACGGCCCGAGCTGGATGGACGGCGGCACCTACATGATCATGCGCCGCATCCGCATGCGCATCGAAGTCTGGGACCGCACGCATCTCAATGAACAGGAAGCGACATTCGGACGCCACCGCGACAGCGGAGCGCCGCTGGGCGAGAAAGATGAATTCGCCCCGCTTGATTTTACAAAGCAGGACGACAAGGGCAAACCGATGATCCCGATGAACTCGCACGTCGCCGTCGCCAACATGGGCGGCAAAGTGAAGATTCTCCGCCGTGGCTACTCCTATTCGAGCGGCATCGACCTGAAGACCGGCCAGCTCGACGCGGGACTCTTGTTCATCTGCTTCAACCGTGACCCCCGCCGTCAATTTATCCCGATGCAGCAAGCGTTGGCTGCCCAAGACAAACTCAATGAGTACATCGTGCACGTCGGCAGTGCGATCTTCGCCTGCCTGCCGGGCGCCAAAGCGGGCGGCTACATCGGGGAGACTTTATTCTAA
- a CDS encoding FTR1 family protein produces the protein MNLKSLLSTLLIGLLLFTATASYAATPQDNRLIALASDALVNAGGDDWDRTKADLAEMNTLWAEANDTSAAGQAVSAALTAAETAAGKTPFDRAAAYKAVSALAKAVDEYVSSHEAEQGGAKAQENVKALLPHLKRALSSTEAGDTAAAKAAYSSFISGWAKAEGPLRKENVGLYGKVETKISGARIALNTAPPDAEKAKASLQDVIRLLEDYVAGKVQTSDAAAGESRSVADLQQLLSGALTDVQDEKAAAAAAKLEEIIAAWPSVEGQVLTRSPEAYARIETKMTSVPSFLLSSPPDLKKAESMIRDLQTELEPYADAASYTAWDAGLILFREGLEAILVITALLAFLNRSGNADKRKWVWTGAGTGIVLSGVLAVVLSLVFNTATAGSSRELIEGYTGLIAVVFMLTVGAWLHSKSNLKLWNQFIEKTLGAVLARGALWSLAATAGLAVLREGAETIIFYLGMAPSISLSQLLIGIGGALAVLAVIAFAILKLSARIPVRPFFLVASLLLYYLAFKFIGVSVHALQVSGQLPSHLSDALLQAPSLGIYATWETTVPQLVVLVVVLWNVVRTERKNARLKQSVAA, from the coding sequence ATGAATCTGAAATCATTGCTATCTACTCTTTTGATCGGCCTGCTGCTCTTCACCGCCACCGCGTCGTACGCGGCGACCCCGCAGGACAACCGGCTGATCGCGCTGGCCAGCGACGCGCTGGTCAATGCGGGCGGCGACGACTGGGACCGCACGAAAGCGGATCTCGCCGAGATGAACACGCTTTGGGCGGAGGCGAATGACACCTCCGCGGCAGGCCAAGCGGTCAGCGCAGCGCTGACGGCAGCCGAAACGGCGGCAGGCAAAACGCCGTTTGACCGCGCCGCGGCCTACAAGGCGGTCTCGGCGCTGGCCAAAGCGGTCGATGAATACGTCTCGTCCCATGAGGCGGAGCAAGGCGGGGCGAAGGCGCAGGAAAATGTCAAAGCGCTGCTGCCGCATCTGAAACGGGCGCTGTCGTCCACCGAAGCGGGCGATACTGCGGCGGCGAAAGCGGCGTACAGCTCGTTTATCAGCGGCTGGGCCAAAGCGGAAGGCCCGCTGCGCAAGGAAAACGTCGGACTGTACGGCAAAGTGGAAACGAAGATCAGCGGTGCGCGCATCGCGCTGAACACCGCACCGCCGGACGCGGAAAAAGCGAAGGCGAGCCTGCAGGATGTGATCCGGCTGCTCGAAGATTACGTCGCCGGCAAGGTGCAGACGTCCGACGCAGCCGCCGGGGAATCCCGCTCGGTCGCCGACCTGCAGCAGTTGCTCAGCGGCGCGCTGACCGATGTGCAGGACGAAAAAGCGGCCGCTGCGGCGGCGAAGCTCGAAGAGATCATCGCTGCCTGGCCGTCGGTGGAAGGACAAGTGCTGACCCGTTCGCCGGAAGCGTATGCGCGGATTGAAACGAAGATGACGTCCGTGCCGAGCTTCCTGCTCTCCTCGCCGCCCGATCTGAAGAAGGCGGAGAGCATGATCCGCGATCTGCAGACGGAGCTGGAGCCGTATGCGGATGCGGCGTCGTACACGGCGTGGGATGCCGGGCTGATCCTGTTCCGCGAAGGCTTGGAGGCGATCCTCGTCATCACCGCCCTGCTCGCGTTCCTGAACAGGAGCGGCAACGCTGACAAGCGCAAATGGGTCTGGACGGGCGCCGGCACGGGCATCGTGCTGTCCGGCGTGCTGGCGGTCGTGCTGAGTCTCGTGTTCAACACAGCGACGGCCGGCAGCTCCCGCGAGCTGATCGAAGGCTATACGGGCCTGATCGCCGTCGTCTTCATGCTGACGGTCGGGGCGTGGCTGCACAGCAAGTCGAACCTCAAGCTCTGGAACCAGTTTATCGAGAAGACGCTCGGCGCCGTGCTGGCGCGCGGCGCGCTGTGGTCGCTGGCGGCGACCGCCGGCCTCGCCGTGCTGCGCGAAGGCGCGGAGACGATCATCTTCTACCTCGGCATGGCGCCGAGCATCAGCCTGTCGCAGCTGTTGATCGGCATCGGCGGGGCGCTGGCGGTGCTGGCGGTGATCGCGTTTGCGATCCTCAAGCTGAGCGCGCGGATTCCGGTCCGCCCGTTCTTCCTCGTCGCCAGCCTCCTGCTGTACTACCTCGCGTTCAAGTTCATCGGCGTCAGCGTGCACGCGCTGCAAGTGTCTGGACAGCTGCCGTCGCACCTGTCGGACGCGCTGCTGCAAGCGCCGTCCCTCGGCATCTACGCAACGTGGGAAACCACCGTGCCGCAGCTGGTCGTCCTCGTGGTCGTCCTGTGGAACGTGGTGCGCACCGAGCGCAAGAATGCGCGGCTGAAACAAAGCGTGGCAGCATGA
- a CDS encoding glyoxalase superfamily protein has translation MTQKTKFKGVISIIMVEDLDAAMAYYTEKLGFNVQFVSEWDYNGVERDGLQVHIGKGKPNPVTAHGVHFYIHVENIDDLREEFLASGAITEDVKVVDQPYGQRELYVRDPFGYQLGFYQ, from the coding sequence TTGACGCAAAAGACGAAATTCAAAGGGGTCATTTCGATCATCATGGTGGAAGACCTCGACGCGGCGATGGCGTATTATACCGAAAAGCTCGGCTTCAACGTGCAGTTCGTCTCCGAGTGGGACTACAATGGCGTGGAACGCGACGGCTTGCAGGTCCACATCGGGAAAGGCAAGCCGAACCCGGTGACTGCGCACGGCGTGCACTTCTACATCCACGTGGAGAACATCGACGATTTGCGCGAAGAGTTTCTGGCATCCGGTGCGATCACCGAAGACGTCAAAGTGGTCGACCAGCCCTACGGCCAACGCGAGCTGTATGTCCGCGACCCGTTTGGCTACCAGCTGGGCTTCTATCAATAA